A genomic segment from Mastomys coucha isolate ucsf_1 unplaced genomic scaffold, UCSF_Mcou_1 pScaffold7, whole genome shotgun sequence encodes:
- the Nedd9 gene encoding enhancer of filamentation 1 isoform X2 gives MKYKNLMARALYDNVPECAEELAFRKGDILTVIEQNTGGLEGWWLCSLHGRQGIVPGNRVKLLIGPVQETSSHEQPTPGPMHQTFGQQKLYQVPNSQAASRDTIYQVPPSYQNQGIYQVPTGHGTPEQDVYQVPPSVQRNIGGTNGPYLGKKVITPVRTGHGYVYEYPSRYQKDVYDVPPSHTTQGVYDIPPSSVKGPMFSVPVGEIKPQGVYDIPPTQGVYAIPPSACRDEAGLREKEYDFPPPMKQDGKPETRPEGVYDIPPTSTKTAGKDLHIKFPCDAPGGTEPMARRHQSFSLHHAPSQLGQPGDTQSDAYDVPRGVQFLEVPTETSEKANLEERDGVYDVPLHNPADAKGSRDVVDGINRLSFSSTGSTRSNMSTSSTSSKESSLSASPSQDKRLLLDPDTAIEKLYRLQQTLEMGVCSLMSLVTTDWRCYGYMERRINEIRTAVDKVELFLREYLHFAKGALANASCLPELVLHNKMKRELQRVEDSHQILSQTSHDLNECSWSLNILAINKPQNKCDDLDRFVMVAKTVPDDAKQLTTTISTYAETLFRADPGNSHLKNGPDSIMNSSEYTHTGSQMQPLRPGDYKAQVHNKPLPPSLSKDQPPDCGSSDGSERSWMDDYDYVHLQGKEEFERQQKELLEKENIMKQSKAQLEHHQLSQFQLLEQEITKPVENDISKWKPSQSLPTTNNSVGAQDRQLLCFYYDQCETHFISLLNAIDALFSCVSSAQPPRIFVAHSKFVILSAHKLVFIGDTLTRQVTAQDIRNKVRNSSNQLCEQLKTIVMATKMAALHYPSTTALQEMVHQVTDLSRNAQLFKRSLLEMATF, from the exons aatCTTATGGCAAGGGCCTTATATGACAATGTCCCTGAGTGTGCTGAGGAGCTGGCCTTCCGCAAGGGAGACATCTTGACTGTCATAGAGCAGAACACAGGAGGGCTTGAGGGATGGTGGCTGTGTTCCCTCCATGGTCGCCAAGGCATTGTCCCCGGTAACCGGGTGAAGCTTCTGATTGGTCCAGTGCAAGAGACCTCCAGTCATGAGCAACCTACTCCTGGACCTATGCATCAGACGTTTGGCCAACAGAAACTCTATCAAGTGCCAAATTCCCAGGCAGCATCTCGTGATACCATCTATCAAGTGCCGCCCTCCTACCAGAATCAGGGAATTTACCAAGTGCCCACTGGCCATGGTACTCCAGAACAAGATGTATATCAAGTGCCACCATCAGTTCAGAGGAACATTGGTGGCACTAATGGACCTTATCTAGGCAAAAAG GTGATCACCCCAGTGAGGACAGGCCATGGCTATGTGTACGAGTACCCATCCAGATACCAAAAGGATGTCTATGATGTCCCTCCTTCCCACACCACTCAAGGG GTATATGACATCCCTCCTTCATCAGTAAAAGGCCCTATGTTTTCAGTTCCAGTGGGAGAGATAAAACCTCAAGGGGTATATGACATTCCCCCCACCCAAGGG GTCTATGCCATTCCACCATCAGCTTGCCGAGATGAGGCAGGGCTCAGGGAAAAAGAATATGATTTCCCTCCTCCAATGAAACAAGATGGAAAGCCGGAAACCAGACCTGAGGGGGTTTATGACATCCCTCCAACCAGCACCAAGACGGCAGGGAAGGACCTTCACATCAAATTCCCCTGTGATGCTCCAGGAGGTACAGAACCAATGGCACGAAGACACCAGAGCTTTTCCCTGCACCATGCACCCTCTCAGCTGGGACAGCCTGGGGACACTCAGAGTGATGCATATGATGTCCCCCGGGGAGTTCAGTTTCTGGAGGTACCAACAGAAACCAGTGAAAAGGCAAATCTGGAGGAAAGAGATGGTGTTTATGATGTCCCTCTGCATAACCCAGCAGATGCCAAAGGCTCTCGGGATGTGGTGGATGGGATTAACAGACTGTCTTTCTCCAGCACTGGCAGTACCAGGAGTAACATGTCCACATCTTCCACCTCCTCAAAGGAGTCCTCATTGTCAGCCTCTCCATCTCAAGACAAAAGGCTCCTACTGGACCCAGACACAGCCATTGAGAAGCTCTATCGGCTCCAGCAGACCCTGGAGATGGGTGTGTGCAGCCTCATGTCACTGGTCACAACAGACTGGCGGTGTTATGGATACATGGAAAGGCGCATCAATGAGATCCGCACCGCAGTGGACAAAGTAGAGCTGTTCTTACGAGAATACCTCCATTTTGCCAAGGGAGCTTTAGCCAATGCCTCCTGCCTCCCGGAACTGGTCCTCCACAACAAAATGAAGCGGGAACTCCAAAGAGTAGAAGATTCCCACCAGATTCTAAGCCAAACCAGCCATGATTTGAATGAATGCAGCTGGTCCCTGAATATTTTAGCTATTAATAAGCCCCAAAATAAGTGTGATGATCTAGACCGGTTTGTGATGGTAGCTAAGACAGTGCCAGATGATGCCAAGCAATTgaccaccaccatcagcacctATGCAGAGACCCTCTTTAGAGCAGATCCTGGCAATTCCCATCTGAAGAATGGGCCCGACAGCATCATGAACTCAAGCGAGTATACACATACAGGCTCCCAGATGCAGCCACTGCGCCCTGGTGACTACAAAGCCCAGGTCCACAATAAGCCATTGCCTCCTTCTTTAAGCAAGGACCAGCCACCAGACTGTGGTAGCAGTGACGGTTCTGAAAGGAGTTGGATGGATGATTATGATTATGTGCACCTACAG GGCAAAGAGGAGTTTGAAAGACAGCAGAAGGAGCTCTTGGAAAAAGAGAACATCATGAAACAGAGCAAGGCACAGCTGGAGCATCATCAG CTGAGTCAGTTCCAGCTGTTGGAACAAGAAATCACCAAGCCTGTGGAGAATGACATCTCCAAATGGAAGCCCTCTCAGAGTCTCCCAACCACAAACAACAGTGTGGGTGCTCAGGATAGGCAGTTGCTTTGCTTCTACTATGACCAATGTGAGACCCATTTCATCTCCCTTCTCAATGCCATTGACGCCCTCTTCAGCTGCGTCAGCTCAGCCCAGCCCCCACGGATCTTTGTGGCACATAGCAAGTTTGTCATTCTCAGTGCACACAAACTGGTGTTCATTGGAGACACTCTGACAAGGCAGGTGACTGCCCAGGACATTCGCAACAAAGTCAGGAACTCCAGCAACCAGCTCTGTGAACAGCTCAAGACAATAGTGATGGCGACCAAGATGGCTGCCCTCCACTACCCCAGCACTACTGCCTTGCAGGAGATGGTGCACCAAGTAACAGACCTGTCCAGAAATGCTCAGCTGTTCAAGCGTTCCTTGCTGGAGATGGCCACCTTCTGA
- the Nedd9 gene encoding enhancer of filamentation 1 isoform X1, with product MWARNLMARALYDNVPECAEELAFRKGDILTVIEQNTGGLEGWWLCSLHGRQGIVPGNRVKLLIGPVQETSSHEQPTPGPMHQTFGQQKLYQVPNSQAASRDTIYQVPPSYQNQGIYQVPTGHGTPEQDVYQVPPSVQRNIGGTNGPYLGKKVITPVRTGHGYVYEYPSRYQKDVYDVPPSHTTQGVYDIPPSSVKGPMFSVPVGEIKPQGVYDIPPTQGVYAIPPSACRDEAGLREKEYDFPPPMKQDGKPETRPEGVYDIPPTSTKTAGKDLHIKFPCDAPGGTEPMARRHQSFSLHHAPSQLGQPGDTQSDAYDVPRGVQFLEVPTETSEKANLEERDGVYDVPLHNPADAKGSRDVVDGINRLSFSSTGSTRSNMSTSSTSSKESSLSASPSQDKRLLLDPDTAIEKLYRLQQTLEMGVCSLMSLVTTDWRCYGYMERRINEIRTAVDKVELFLREYLHFAKGALANASCLPELVLHNKMKRELQRVEDSHQILSQTSHDLNECSWSLNILAINKPQNKCDDLDRFVMVAKTVPDDAKQLTTTISTYAETLFRADPGNSHLKNGPDSIMNSSEYTHTGSQMQPLRPGDYKAQVHNKPLPPSLSKDQPPDCGSSDGSERSWMDDYDYVHLQGKEEFERQQKELLEKENIMKQSKAQLEHHQLSQFQLLEQEITKPVENDISKWKPSQSLPTTNNSVGAQDRQLLCFYYDQCETHFISLLNAIDALFSCVSSAQPPRIFVAHSKFVILSAHKLVFIGDTLTRQVTAQDIRNKVRNSSNQLCEQLKTIVMATKMAALHYPSTTALQEMVHQVTDLSRNAQLFKRSLLEMATF from the exons aatCTTATGGCAAGGGCCTTATATGACAATGTCCCTGAGTGTGCTGAGGAGCTGGCCTTCCGCAAGGGAGACATCTTGACTGTCATAGAGCAGAACACAGGAGGGCTTGAGGGATGGTGGCTGTGTTCCCTCCATGGTCGCCAAGGCATTGTCCCCGGTAACCGGGTGAAGCTTCTGATTGGTCCAGTGCAAGAGACCTCCAGTCATGAGCAACCTACTCCTGGACCTATGCATCAGACGTTTGGCCAACAGAAACTCTATCAAGTGCCAAATTCCCAGGCAGCATCTCGTGATACCATCTATCAAGTGCCGCCCTCCTACCAGAATCAGGGAATTTACCAAGTGCCCACTGGCCATGGTACTCCAGAACAAGATGTATATCAAGTGCCACCATCAGTTCAGAGGAACATTGGTGGCACTAATGGACCTTATCTAGGCAAAAAG GTGATCACCCCAGTGAGGACAGGCCATGGCTATGTGTACGAGTACCCATCCAGATACCAAAAGGATGTCTATGATGTCCCTCCTTCCCACACCACTCAAGGG GTATATGACATCCCTCCTTCATCAGTAAAAGGCCCTATGTTTTCAGTTCCAGTGGGAGAGATAAAACCTCAAGGGGTATATGACATTCCCCCCACCCAAGGG GTCTATGCCATTCCACCATCAGCTTGCCGAGATGAGGCAGGGCTCAGGGAAAAAGAATATGATTTCCCTCCTCCAATGAAACAAGATGGAAAGCCGGAAACCAGACCTGAGGGGGTTTATGACATCCCTCCAACCAGCACCAAGACGGCAGGGAAGGACCTTCACATCAAATTCCCCTGTGATGCTCCAGGAGGTACAGAACCAATGGCACGAAGACACCAGAGCTTTTCCCTGCACCATGCACCCTCTCAGCTGGGACAGCCTGGGGACACTCAGAGTGATGCATATGATGTCCCCCGGGGAGTTCAGTTTCTGGAGGTACCAACAGAAACCAGTGAAAAGGCAAATCTGGAGGAAAGAGATGGTGTTTATGATGTCCCTCTGCATAACCCAGCAGATGCCAAAGGCTCTCGGGATGTGGTGGATGGGATTAACAGACTGTCTTTCTCCAGCACTGGCAGTACCAGGAGTAACATGTCCACATCTTCCACCTCCTCAAAGGAGTCCTCATTGTCAGCCTCTCCATCTCAAGACAAAAGGCTCCTACTGGACCCAGACACAGCCATTGAGAAGCTCTATCGGCTCCAGCAGACCCTGGAGATGGGTGTGTGCAGCCTCATGTCACTGGTCACAACAGACTGGCGGTGTTATGGATACATGGAAAGGCGCATCAATGAGATCCGCACCGCAGTGGACAAAGTAGAGCTGTTCTTACGAGAATACCTCCATTTTGCCAAGGGAGCTTTAGCCAATGCCTCCTGCCTCCCGGAACTGGTCCTCCACAACAAAATGAAGCGGGAACTCCAAAGAGTAGAAGATTCCCACCAGATTCTAAGCCAAACCAGCCATGATTTGAATGAATGCAGCTGGTCCCTGAATATTTTAGCTATTAATAAGCCCCAAAATAAGTGTGATGATCTAGACCGGTTTGTGATGGTAGCTAAGACAGTGCCAGATGATGCCAAGCAATTgaccaccaccatcagcacctATGCAGAGACCCTCTTTAGAGCAGATCCTGGCAATTCCCATCTGAAGAATGGGCCCGACAGCATCATGAACTCAAGCGAGTATACACATACAGGCTCCCAGATGCAGCCACTGCGCCCTGGTGACTACAAAGCCCAGGTCCACAATAAGCCATTGCCTCCTTCTTTAAGCAAGGACCAGCCACCAGACTGTGGTAGCAGTGACGGTTCTGAAAGGAGTTGGATGGATGATTATGATTATGTGCACCTACAG GGCAAAGAGGAGTTTGAAAGACAGCAGAAGGAGCTCTTGGAAAAAGAGAACATCATGAAACAGAGCAAGGCACAGCTGGAGCATCATCAG CTGAGTCAGTTCCAGCTGTTGGAACAAGAAATCACCAAGCCTGTGGAGAATGACATCTCCAAATGGAAGCCCTCTCAGAGTCTCCCAACCACAAACAACAGTGTGGGTGCTCAGGATAGGCAGTTGCTTTGCTTCTACTATGACCAATGTGAGACCCATTTCATCTCCCTTCTCAATGCCATTGACGCCCTCTTCAGCTGCGTCAGCTCAGCCCAGCCCCCACGGATCTTTGTGGCACATAGCAAGTTTGTCATTCTCAGTGCACACAAACTGGTGTTCATTGGAGACACTCTGACAAGGCAGGTGACTGCCCAGGACATTCGCAACAAAGTCAGGAACTCCAGCAACCAGCTCTGTGAACAGCTCAAGACAATAGTGATGGCGACCAAGATGGCTGCCCTCCACTACCCCAGCACTACTGCCTTGCAGGAGATGGTGCACCAAGTAACAGACCTGTCCAGAAATGCTCAGCTGTTCAAGCGTTCCTTGCTGGAGATGGCCACCTTCTGA